The window AGACCCGCTGGACGCCAGCGCCGTGCATCCCGAGCGCTACGGGCTGGTCAAACGCATGGCCCGCGATGCCGGATGCTCCGTGGCCGATCTCATGCAGGATGCCGGGCTTCGGCATTCTGTGCGGCTTGAGGAGTATGTGGATGATGAAGTTGGCCTGCCCACGCTCAGGGACATCATGGCCGAGTTGGACAAGCCGGGGCGTGACCCGCGCGCGGAATTCAGCCCGTTCAGCTTTGCCGAGGGCGTCAACGAGGTCAAGGACCTGCACGTGGGCATGCGCTTGCCGGGCATAGTGACCAACGTGACCAAATTCGGCGCGTTCGTGGATGTGGGCGTGCACCGCGACGGGCTGGTGCACATCAGCCAACTGGCGGACCGTTTTGTACGCGATCCTTCCGAGGTTGTGGCCGCAGGGCGCGAGGTTTCTGTCACGGTCATCGGCATTGACGAGGCGCGCGGGCGCATCAACCTGAGCATGAAATCCAAGCCGGATATTCCCGCGTAGACGGACGAAGGCTTTTTCGGACAGGGCTTTACGCGGCCGCCTGCCGGGCGTACACATGGTGCGGAGTCTTTGGGGGAAGGTCGGGCAGCCTTCTCCTTTGTTCGCACACCGGATTCGCTTGGACCGCAGTCTGCCCGGGCTGTGGCTTCGGGGTCGCACCATGCACGATTCGTCTTCGGAGGTTTCTCCGCTCCGTATTCAGTTGGTGGTTTTCGCGCTTGTCTCGGCATCCTTTGCCAACATCTATATCACCCAGCCCGTGCTGCCGATCCTGCAAAACGAGTTCGGCGTGGATCTGTTGCGCGTTTCGTTCACTGTTTCCGCGGTAATCCTTGGCATTGCACTGGCCAATCTGCCGTTCGGTTCTCTGGCCGACCGCCTGCCCGTGCAGCCGATCATCCTGACCGGAGGAATCGTGGTGGGCGCGTGCGGCCTGCTGTGCGCCATGACCCACAACCTCTGGCTGCTCATTGCGGCCCGGTTCGTTCAGGGCGTGTTCATTCCGGCCCTGACCACCTGCCTTGCCGCCTATCTCGCACGCACGCTGCCCGGCGAAAAGCTGAACGTGGTCATGGGTGCCTATGTCTCGGCCACGGTGCTGGGCGGCCTTGGCGGGCGGCTGCTGGGCGGCTGGATTCACCCGCCCCTGCATTGGCGGTATGCGTTCGTTTCCGCATCCCTGCTTATTTTTGCGGCCACTGTTCTGGCAGTGCGCGTGCTGCCCCGCGACGACGCCCATGGTTCCGCGGACAAGGCGACGGTCGGTTACCGGCAACTGCTCAAGCGCGGCGATCTTGTGTTGATCCTGCTGTGTGCTGCCGGCAGTTTTTCGGTTTTTTCATCCGTGTTCAATTATCTTCCATTCCGCCTGGGCGGCGAACCATTCGGTTTTTCAACGGAAATGATCACGCTCGTTTATCTCGTGTATGTGGTGGGAATTTTCATGGGACCGCTGGCAGGCAGGATCAGCAACCGCTTTGGTGGGGGCAACACGCTGCTTGCCGGCACGCTGGTGCTGGGCTGTTCGCTCTGGGTGCTGGGCGGGGAAACCGTGCCCGGAATCATCGGCGGCCTGTTCGGGGTCTGCTCCGGTTTCTTCTGCATCCATGCCGCGGCCGTGGGACTGCTCAACCGGAAGCTGGATCGCGGGCAGGGCAAGGCCAACGCACTGTATGTCCTCTTTTACTATGTGGGCGGCTGGTCCGGCATCACCGGGGCCGGGGTAGCCTTTGAGCACTGGGGCTGGTCCGGCGTGCTGCACATGGGCCTGTTCCTTCTGTTCATACCGTTTGCGGCGGGCGTGTCCGAACGCATTGTGGAATCTCGGGAGCGCTGAAGGGAAGTGCTCGCCGCGTTCGTTTCATCTTTTGCGCAGCGTGTTTCGTTCGGTTCAACCGGTGAATGCGACTGTGGCTGCGCTTTTGCGTAACCATCGTTTTTCTGCAGGCTTTGGGGTCGCTTTTCGTTTGACACGGGTGCCGTCCAAGCTTATTAATGATTTCGAGTTTCATTATCAATAACGTATTGTGTCGCACTCGAATCCTGACATCTGGTTTTCCTGTGCTCATCGTGAAGTTTCATTCGGGGAGTCGTAATGCTTGTTGACGATGCCGGTGGCGGAACAGTCCGCTGCGGACGTGTTGGTGCGGATTTCGGGGACAAGGTGAATTTGTATCGGGCCGAGGGATTCGGCGGATGCCGCACGTTGACGGAGTGCGGGCTTGACGGAACCATGCCCGACGCCGTGCAGATGACCGTGCACCAGTTGGCGGAGTCGTTGGGCAATGCCATTGATGCCAAAGATCATTGTACCCGTTCGCATTCCGAGGAAGTGGCTGTTATCACTCAGGCCATTGGCCTGCAGATGGGGTTGTCGCCCCGTAGCGCAGATATTCTGCATATTGCCGGACATTTGCACGATATCGGCAAGATAGGCATTCCCGATTCCATCCTCAAGAAGCGCGGGCCGCTCACGGATGAGGAATTTGCCGTCATCAAACAGCATCCAGCCATGGGCGCGGCCATCATCGAGCCTGTTACCTGCCTTTCCGGAAAGAACGGCATCATGAAGATGGTTTTGCATCATCATGAGCGTTTTGACGGCAGAGGGTACCCGGACGGGCTGGCCGGGGAGGACATCCCGCTCGGCGCGCGAGTGATAGCCGTGGCGGACAGTCTTTCCGCCATGCTGCAGGACCGTCCCTATCGCCGGGCGCGGGATTACGAAAATGCCGTGGCCGAGATCGAACGATGCGCGGGAACCCAATTTGATCCGCGCATCGTCTCTGCATTCATGGAGGTCCGCGATACGGTGCGGGGCTATCTGCTTTCCATGCGAGAGATGTGCGCCCCCCTGTAGTCAGCGCAGCAGATGATTTTTCCTGCCTCGGCCCCGGGCGCGAGGCAGGATGAGACGGACCCGGAGCCTCGTTGTATCGGAAACAATGCATGTTGCCATGTGCTAGGGCCTTCCTCTTGGCGAGATGCTCCGGGTCCCTTTCCCTGTCGATTGTCCGCTTTTTCTTTGGGGCCGCTTTCTGTATGCTGCCACGCAACGGACGCCGGGCATTCTGCCCGGCCTGTCATATGCTAACAGGGAGATCGCGTGGCCGTACCAGCCAGAAAGGAAATAGCTCCGGGAATGCGCGTGCGTATCGTGCTCAAGAAAGACCAGCGCAGCGGCACGCTGACCGAGGGTATTGTGTCGCGCCTGCTCACGAAATCGCCCACACACCCACACGG is drawn from Pseudodesulfovibrio senegalensis and contains these coding sequences:
- a CDS encoding HD-GYP domain-containing protein, encoding MLVDDAGGGTVRCGRVGADFGDKVNLYRAEGFGGCRTLTECGLDGTMPDAVQMTVHQLAESLGNAIDAKDHCTRSHSEEVAVITQAIGLQMGLSPRSADILHIAGHLHDIGKIGIPDSILKKRGPLTDEEFAVIKQHPAMGAAIIEPVTCLSGKNGIMKMVLHHHERFDGRGYPDGLAGEDIPLGARVIAVADSLSAMLQDRPYRRARDYENAVAEIERCAGTQFDPRIVSAFMEVRDTVRGYLLSMREMCAPL
- a CDS encoding YwbE family protein, which produces MAVPARKEIAPGMRVRIVLKKDQRSGTLTEGIVSRLLTKSPTHPHGIKVRLEDGQVGRVKMIVDQD
- a CDS encoding MFS transporter, encoding MDRSLPGLWLRGRTMHDSSSEVSPLRIQLVVFALVSASFANIYITQPVLPILQNEFGVDLLRVSFTVSAVILGIALANLPFGSLADRLPVQPIILTGGIVVGACGLLCAMTHNLWLLIAARFVQGVFIPALTTCLAAYLARTLPGEKLNVVMGAYVSATVLGGLGGRLLGGWIHPPLHWRYAFVSASLLIFAATVLAVRVLPRDDAHGSADKATVGYRQLLKRGDLVLILLCAAGSFSVFSSVFNYLPFRLGGEPFGFSTEMITLVYLVYVVGIFMGPLAGRISNRFGGGNTLLAGTLVLGCSLWVLGGETVPGIIGGLFGVCSGFFCIHAAAVGLLNRKLDRGQGKANALYVLFYYVGGWSGITGAGVAFEHWGWSGVLHMGLFLLFIPFAAGVSERIVESRER